Sequence from the Chanodichthys erythropterus isolate Z2021 chromosome 12, ASM2448905v1, whole genome shotgun sequence genome:
CTTCTCCATTTGTCCTCTTGCCGAAGTTGCCGGctgtatactgtatccagtgtagacagcatcagtgattataatgggttctatttgcttttgacCCGACGCTCGCATCTGGTGTATAAATGTCAGCCATTAAGAGACTGAACGCCAGTGGGTGTGGCCTATGGTGCAATGAAGTAAGACTATTCGTCGATATCTCTGGCAGGTATATGCAAATGAATTTGCCCGTGTGATGTCACAAGTCCCCCACCATCCAAACAagcttttggagcttgattaaataattgctttgtttataatgaggaggaCATTTAAGCTCTGAAACTTGCAGaatgttttaatggtacaaagacctcttatatgtcaaaagatcaaggctaatttgatttctcatgtcaggacccatttaaatatttgaaatttgAGGGAACaaaaaatgcatagaaaaaaaaaaactcacaggAAAAGGCATACACTGACTACAGCATAATtggttattaatatttcattggctcttgtttttgcatgttttttgtaTGATAGCCTGAAGAAATATGATGTCGGCACAATTTTAcacaatatgcttacaaaatatttaatacatttttaataatttgtataAAGGGTGGAGATGTCAGTTTTCCTAGGCTGGACATCACTTTtgttttggccactactgtgcgttacaatagggaagaaaatacTTTGTAACTgccatttcatgctgactttaatgcTAAATGCTGCAGTAATTATATGGTAATAACATTATTGAATGTACCAGTATAATGGTAGTGTTGTTCCAACTGGACCTCTTTATCCCTGTGTTGTCTGTGCATGCGTGTGCGTTAGTGTTTGCCCCAGCAGTTGGGAATAGTACCTGCAAGGCCAGTTTCTGGGACCCCCACTACAGTGGGGTTTGTCGTAAGCACACAACACGCTTTGACACTGCTACTCAACAGCACCTCTGCAAACCTGGAACAATGCAAGTGAGTTATGCATAGATGGTTTAACACAGAACAATGGTAGTTTCTGACTAACTTTATAATACTGAATACATCTTCACTGTGTTCATTTCTTTTGGCCATTATCATCAAGGCCAGGCATTATTGTTAGATAATTGATTTGTTCTTCCAGCGTTCACTTCCACTTTGGGGAGCAGGGGAACTATTCTCTGTGGGTGAAGAACCTGAATGAGCCGTCACGGGTCAGCTGCACTATGATTACTGATTCAGAGCCTATCAACAGCTACCTGCGTGAGTCAGCCTTACATCTGCACACTGCAATTCAGTATTTTTTGTttgcatacttttttttttttttgtctttaaatttaGGTTTTTCTTCTTACTAGTGGTCAACTAGTATACATGGCCATGAAATAAGGATAttgtttataaatgtttatttaattttctaaaaaaatatcttaattgttGTCAACTAATATAATTTTTTCAGCAGCTAATACTGATGCCAGTATCTGACTGATTTAATGTCAGTATACACGTAATGTTGGGCTGCATGATGTATTGTTTTAGCATCGATATCATGATGTGCATATCCACAATAGTCACATCGCAGGATGTGCCATGTCAAGTATAGGGATTATATATAAGGATATAGGTTCGGAACACGTGATTTGCGGATTAATTGCAAAGTTTAACCATCATAGAGAGAAAGTTTATCatttacatgtgttttaaagtCCTGTCAGTTTAAACATCAAGTGCAAGAAGACTGGAACTCGTGGTGCGTTTTCTGTGCGCGCATGCAGAGACGCCAGACAGCACGTGAATACTGAATTCAGTTCTCTTTCCCTTCTTTTTTTGAGCTTCAACTGACACGTGCACGCAAAATTAAGTCAAAATTCACGTATCATTGTAAACATAGTTGGTTATGTGTTTTTGAGCAAGAAAACTGATGCGTATCATTATAATGGATTCACATGTtcgtcttaaagtgacagcagcctaatatacctacAGCTGTTTGTGTCACcattgttaatcaaacaacaaaagagaaagagaaaatcacttttgtagcttgtaatttgtgttaattaattaattaattatattaaatgtgtatatatatatatatatatatatatattctctttttttccaGCCATTTTGTTTGCTTTTCTGGTATTTGCTTTTCTGGCTGCATTATCTACTATCTGGAACACAGTTAAAAGGTAAAGGCATCTTTACAACTTTTTGACCATGTAATGATAACATTTAAACAAGCCAGAACGGCTCATTGCAGCTGTTCTATATGCATGTAAAATAGAGTTCTTCCATTTTTAAGGCTGGACGTGGTGACAAATCTGCTTATTCGCTTGGGGAGCACAGTGGAGACAGAGAGGCTGATAAACTCGGTAAGAGTGCTTTTCACTCCTTTTACACCTTTTTTACACTTTTCTCAGCGTGATTTTAACATCTTTGAAATAGGAACTCAAAGcaacatatatagttttttttgtcGTAGTTCAAATATGTAATCATGCTTGATTTACTGTAGTTTTTTGCAGGTATCAGCTAAGTGGGAAATATCGCAGACATGAAAAGGAATTTTAATCatccttcttttctttttttttttctcattaatttaCACTCTCgctgtctttctttctctccaGGAGCTTGGCACTCCAAACAGATTGGTAAATGCCTCCATGGAATCGATAATTCCTGCCACTACAGGACGGAGGCTTCGTTCTTTGGATACTTTCCGTGGGTATGGTGCTCTTTCACTAATTGTTTTGGGTCCATTGCTCTTGAGATGGGAATTGAAACATTGAGGTGAAAATGATCTTGCATAGAAGCTACTACTTTGCATACTGTGAAGCTGGTtgttaacatgtaatttacattTCATTTCTTATTATCCTGAAATAGCATGATTAAATTTGAACTTGTTAAAACAAGGTTACGTTTGCTGGTAACCTTACCTGACAGTTGGAacagttattttcattttcagtgttGTATTGCTATCTGtctgatttataaaaacaaatcaatCTCATTAGGGGCTGAGCACCTAtagtgtgaggaccctattggaattgctccgtttattatttattgtggTCTGATTTAATTCTAGATCTCTGTTAAGACAAAAATGAACCTCTGCTTTCTCCACAGCCTTTCCCTGGTCATTATGGTGTTTGTCAACTATGGAGGTGGACGTTACTGGTTCTTTAGGCATGAAAGTTGGAATGGTAAACTCATTTCTTTCTTTACAATAGCTGCTAGCATGTCTTTTAAGCATTATAGCGTTTATTGATGATAACAATGTTGAggaatacatttaatatatgaACATATCTTTAGAATATATATGTTCATGAAAATTACTTGTCATGAATTTAATAGACTGTGGCATGACAACAAGAAGTGCAAGTATCTGATTGTGTTCTTCCTCTTGCAGGGCTCACAGTGGCTGATCTCGTGTTTCCTTGGTAAGCCAATCAAACGTCACATATTCTTCATTCCACATACATCTTTAGCAGCTTCCTCAAACTGTGCTTCAGTTATTCTTTTATAGGGCAGAAGTGTTGTAGTAAAGCTTTATATTTCTGTACCATGCTTTGATCGATCTGCAAGCCACATCAGAGCTTGCATAAGCTAGTGTATTGGAGCCAAGCATTGGCGCTTATCACTGTGGCACAAATGAAGTGGCACAGCAAAGTCAGCATAAACTGGTTTCACAGCTCAACTAAACCCAATAACCTTGTTTTCTGCTGTGCAGCTGAAGAAAATGTCTGCAGCAGTGCTACTTGATAAAGTCATGACACCTCTATTAGGTTTTAGGAAGCTTGTATGAAATGACCATGGAAGGtgtagtaaaatataaaaatgaacagtctgtcatcattttctcaccgttatgtcgttccaaaccatgACTTTCCTTCTTTggtggaacacaaatgaagatggtAGTCAGAATGTTCTCACTGCTCTTTcacatacaatgaaagtgatgAGTGTCTGTGAAGCTCAATGTCAACAAAAAACATATAGTCCATTCAAAtccacactaccattcaaaagtctttcgtttttctttcaagtttttgaaagaagtctcttatgctcacctaggctgcgtttatttgattaaaaaatacagtaaaacattaatattgtgaaatattattacaattaaaataactaaataaaataatactaaataaaactaaataaataattaacatttctagtttaatatatttttaaatgtaatttattcctgtgatggcaaagctgaattttcagaattggcaaagcagaattttcagtcacttgatccttcagaaatcattataaaatgctgatttagtgctcaagaaatgtttaattatcaatattgaaaaatgGTTttgtgcttaatatttttctggaaactgtggtacttttttttttggaatagaaatcttgtaacaatgtaaatgcCTTTACCATCACGTTTGATCAGTttgatgcatccttgctaaataaaagtataatttccttaaaaagaaaatcatactgGTCCCAACCTTTTGAAGGTTAGATTATAAGACCGTGTAGTCCAAGTCTTCTCTAACCAGATGATTCCCTTGATAAATAGACTGAAATATATGTAGTTATTCTTTAAAAATCTCCTGTAGCTCTTGAATCTCTTGAATCTCTTTAAATAATCAAAATTGGCATCACGTTATAAGAATGATGTGCCTTTATGGTCTAAAATTTCTTATTTGGTGTTCCACAAAAGAGAGAATATCAAATGggcttggaacaacatgaaggtaagtagggctgggcgatatatcgcgtgcgattgtcacgtgcatttcgtcagtaaagctggttccccgattaccgctaaatagccatcacctgctttcaaatggagtggcatttaatagacagagccgtagatcactgacaagctacgcaatatcgctttcatatcgcagatgaatcgccttcgataatgaacgcgatattgcgtagcttgtcagtgatctacggttctgtctattaaatgccgctccatttgaaagcaggtgatggcgatttagcagtaatcagggaaccgccatttttgtgtctgtccttttaaatgcaaatgagctgctgctcccctgctttccagaagagggtggagctttaacagcttgtgctTTGGTTGCTCACCAATAACAAAAccggagaatctcacacagccaaaatgacgattgtcagtaacggtgttcagccttatattgttcaaaccagattcggacactgatggagagactcgggaagaagttacaactttaagaatgaaactggatgtaactagtggataaatttatgtagttgagGGGGAGtcgattcaactcatcgactagcatgtgccgtcatgttaatcttttgtgcaaatccagcattgaattgaccctcgtttgtgaagcagtctggcatACAATGActgcatggcaacaacactctaatacaacaactcttcctcttctctaaagcagcccaacatggcctcgcccccctttgttgcgtgtttatgtaaatttatataaattttaaggttagtgatgtcaccaacccaggaagaagcttgttgtagtccctaccagccgtttgttgtagcttttaaacagagaattctttaaaagaaaatatttcccttttctttgaactttgagcgtcgtaactttgcagatgttgtttatgcactaacagcaacattacacactaactaaagttaaaaaagtgaaatcataatcaaccacccctttaattttCTTTAATCTCTTTAGTTCTGTGGTTATGGTGCTTTTAGACAATATTAAGCCAAGATATAGCTTTGGATGACTTTACTGATGAAGACAGTGTATTTTATTAGAAAGAGATAGTATAGAGAAACCAGTGGGGTCATAATATGAGGAAGACTCCAGACAAATGTGTGCTACAGATTTTGAAGAGAAATTGGCTTCCACACAGTTCCATTTGTGGATTAATCTCTGTGTTTGAAATCCTGCCAGAATGTAGCACTTCTTGAAATGGGTATGTATTTTCTTCCTCTCCCCTTCTGTCTTACTTCATCTAACTTTCTTCTTCACAGGTTTGTGTTCATTATGGGTACTTCTATTGGTTTGTCCTTGAGCGGTTCATTGCGGAGAGGTGTCAAACGCACTCATCTGCTGTGGAAGATTTTCTGGAGGAGCTTACAACTCTTTCTTATCGGAGTCATCATCATCAATCCTAACTACTGCCAAGGACCCTGTGAGTAGGAACACATTTTCCTTCTTTTTCTTCATAAAATAGTAAAGCCCTATCCCTCTAGATTATAATAAACTCTACATTCTGCACTGTTTTATAAACTAAATACAGTGTGAATACATCAGTATGACATTTGATACAAATTAAGATTCTCATTGTTAGGTAACATGCATGTAacctgtttaatttttttattttattttttaatttttttttgcattgtataGCTAAagacattatgaaataaaaatttaagtatttgtttgtgtttagtCAATTTCAATGGAAAAATGGATCAGCAAATCTGATCACTTATCAAATATTGAATATTGACTTGACTTGCTCGCAGGTTtagagaatataaaaaaatcttcttCAATAAAATGTTCTCTCACTGAGAATACAATCTTTCTCCAGCTCACAATAGCAAGTAGCAAATCATGGTTTTGCTGGATAATAGCATAAAAAAGGCATTCAGCTATTTAAAAGTATTTCCTACCCCAACTTCCTATTTGAAAGGAAATGCATTTGTCAAAGCATTTAATGGGgtctttaaaattgtaatttcatAATATATTCAAGttcaacattttcatttaatcgCCATGTCAGAAATTATTTTTAGTAAGCTGCTCACAAAATCAGATCATTTTATTTGGCTTCTGGATGTAAAGTTGAAAACctctaaaaaataattaaaaatattaatggtGTTATTTGCATGTGTCCATGTATCTGTACAGTATCTTGGGATTCCTTGCGTATTCCTGGCGTATTACAACGTCTAGGCTTCACATATCTTGTTGTTGCTGTCTTGGATCTTGCGGTGGCCAAGGACGGACTAACCAACCTGTCAAGTGTGAGTCATGATATCCTTTTCCACACGTAAAATGCAAACACGCAATCATAAACACACTTTATAGAAACACATACCAGGGTTATCATTAATTAacttaaaaaactaaaaaaaaaactaaatgaaaattagaaatgctgCCTTgacaataaactgaaataaattaagaTGAAgcactaataaataaaaactaaaactaactccgggtacgtttacatgacagcgacttactaaaactgaaacgtTTGTGTACAGATGACATTTCTGCGAAAACACTGTATtttgcatgccaggccagtagttggcgatgtcattTTGTAAAGAAACGCTATGCGTCTTGCGCACATACACATTCTTCTACGTATGCAAATTATGAGATTCCGCTTGTCATAGTAGTAGTGCAGTAAAACTGCACTTTTCTGGAGAAGCTTTAATAAACTTTTGAGCAGCACAAACACAGACCTGTAGtccacaaattcacatttttctagtttacatggagacgatAACGGTATCGTTTACAAAAACTTGCCTTTTCAGGCCTCCAAAGcgccattgtcatgtaaataaatGGCCAAAATGGctaaaaagttttcagtttttatttgtgtaaatgcattcttaaactaaaactgaaaaaaaaaaaaataaataaataaacaaacctaaatagcaatatatatatatatatatatatatatatatatatatatatatatatatatatatatatatatatatatatatatatatatatataaattgaaaaataaactaaaaatattaaaaaattaactaaaaatatcaaattaaagctaattcaaaatatgaataaaaatataataaagctaaaaaaaaaattaaataaaaacagacacTTATCTATGACTACATACACTGTAAAGTTATAGTAGTGACAAACGCATTGAAATGCAGGAGTGAATCCCCTAAATTTTTGTGTGTACGGAACACGGCTCGCTCCCGAAACTGCAATGACAGTTTGACATCgtggtaaccatagcaacattCTTGTGTCTCGTGTGTTTGGTGTCCATTATTTTTGACCAAATTAATGTTACAGTGACAAAAGTGACCGTTATGTTCAGCAATTTTAACTAAAGCACAGTCGACAGAGGTGTCATGTTTTGTTTATGCTTTAAAGCTGCTTCACAGAGCACACTCGCAGTGTTGCCATATCCACTTATTATACATGTTTTGGGGGTTGATGTTTAATCTTGGCTCATACAGCGATCGAGTTTATGGAGTTACTAAAGGGAGTATTGTGGGTTGCAATATTTCTGTCTTATTTTCAGCATAAAgcatttccatttattttaaagcttttgtctctttaaaggtgccctagaacttctgaatagatgtaatgtaagtctaaggtgtcccctgaatgtgccccatagatgttttttttaattcatttttttaactgcctattttgggtcAACATTAACTATTCActgatatataggttgcggcccctttaattttcatgctccccctcccccggagctcgcgcttgccttgaacagcataaacacagtttacacagctaatgtaaccctcaaaatggatctttacaagatgttcatcatgcatgctgcatgcatacatcggattatgcgagtattgtatttatttggatgtttacatttgattctgaatgaagttgaggctatgctgcgtggctaaagctaacattacacactgttggagagatttataaagaatgaagttgtttatgaattatacagactgcaagtgtttaaaaatgaaaatagtgacggctcttgtctccgtgaatacagtaagaaacgaaggtaactttaaccacatttaacagtacattagcaacatgctaacaaaacatttagaaaggcaattcacaaatatcactaaaaatatcatgttatcatggatcatgtcagttattattacaccatctgccatttttcgctattgttcctgcttgcttacctagtctgatgattcagctgtgctcatccagatgttctgcccttgtctaatggcttgatcataggctggcatatgcaaatattgggggcgtacaccccgaatgttacgtaacagtcggtgttacgttgagattcgcctgttcttcagaggtcttttaagcaaatgtgatttatataaggaggaaacaatggagtttgaaacaaATTATGATATAACAGCCTTgagtaaaaaatttaaaaatcgaaatgaattatttttcttttttccttttgctTGAATGAAGCTCGAACTAGCATTAACTCTcactgtaattatttttaattataataataattgaaattTTCCATCATCTTGTTGTTCACAGGAAACATGCTGGTACTCAGTGCATGATGTCTGCCTCTACTGGCCCGCATGGCTGTGTGTGATTGTCTTAGAGGCGATATGGTTATGTTTGACCTTCCTCCTCCCAGTGCCAGGCTGTCCAACGTTAGTAAACTCATGTTCATGATATGAGTGTATCATTTTTAACAGTTGTCTAAATGTCCTTCCCCATGTCCCCTGCCTTATTACAAAGGGAACCTGTTGCAGAAACTACGATTTATCTGATTTGTTAAAATTACAGGATATTTGCATAAATATCAGTAAGATATATCAGAAAAATAGATTTGTTtgctaattaaaaatgcaaaacagtttgtcagcatttttaattataaagcatttaaattataaagggaaaaaaagtaatttctttTACACACTGTGATTTACGTCGTTCAGCATAATGTTATTAGCCAGTTGTAATTGGTTATactgaatggatggatggatgctatgtacattaaaatgaatatgcaaatgaaaGTGATTTAAATAGCATGCCTCACACAATTTTCTATTCATGACACACATTTTTGTTTGGAAATTGCTATATTTTTCTTCCTCATGTCTCTCTCTCCTGCAGTGGTTATTTGGGTCCAGGAGGTATTGGTGACTTTGGTCAGCACCAAAACTGCACCGGTGGAGCTGCAGGTTACATTGATCGCTGGTTGCTCGGAGACCATATTTACCAGACACCTTCATCACGGGTAAACAGACACCAAAATAATAAGAATTGGTTGTCATTCTGCCAGACATATTTAGTAAGGCTGAGTTCTGACAATAGTTTAACTATTCAAATTCGATTCACAAGCTTGCGATTCGATTCAGTTCTGATCTCG
This genomic interval carries:
- the hgsnat gene encoding heparan-alpha-glucosaminide N-acetyltransferase isoform X1, which gives rise to MASERGYRWTVWSVIVLLIALCAAHMTDRPAFSHPHHKTSVLKMDEAALSVVNEIENEMKLYVISDHCYQCLPQQLGIVPARPVSGTPTTVGFVVSTQHALTLLLNSTSANLEQCNVHFHFGEQGNYSLWVKNLNEPSRVSCTMITDSEPINSYLPILFAFLVFAFLAALSTIWNTVKRLDVVTNLLIRLGSTVETERLINSELGTPNRLVNASMESIIPATTGRRLRSLDTFRGLSLVIMVFVNYGGGRYWFFRHESWNGLTVADLVFPWFVFIMGTSIGLSLSGSLRRGVKRTHLLWKIFWRSLQLFLIGVIIINPNYCQGPLSWDSLRIPGVLQRLGFTYLVVAVLDLAVAKDGLTNLSSETCWYSVHDVCLYWPAWLCVIVLEAIWLCLTFLLPVPGCPTGYLGPGGIGDFGQHQNCTGGAAGYIDRWLLGDHIYQTPSSRVIYQSVMPFDPEGVLGSINSILMAFLGLQAGKILLHYRDQYRQIITRFLIWGFILGIISAVLTKCSTNEGFIPVNKNLWSLSYVTTLSCFAFVALGFFYYMVDVKKWWSGAPFFYPGMNSILVYVGHEVFEEYFPFRWKMANNQSHAEHLAQNLLATSIWVFIAYLLYRKKIFWKI
- the hgsnat gene encoding heparan-alpha-glucosaminide N-acetyltransferase isoform X2: MDEAALSVVNEIENEMKLYVISDHCYQCLPQQLGIVPARPVSGTPTTVGFVVSTQHALTLLLNSTSANLEQCNVHFHFGEQGNYSLWVKNLNEPSRVSCTMITDSEPINSYLPILFAFLVFAFLAALSTIWNTVKRLDVVTNLLIRLGSTVETERLINSELGTPNRLVNASMESIIPATTGRRLRSLDTFRGLSLVIMVFVNYGGGRYWFFRHESWNGLTVADLVFPWFVFIMGTSIGLSLSGSLRRGVKRTHLLWKIFWRSLQLFLIGVIIINPNYCQGPLSWDSLRIPGVLQRLGFTYLVVAVLDLAVAKDGLTNLSSETCWYSVHDVCLYWPAWLCVIVLEAIWLCLTFLLPVPGCPTGYLGPGGIGDFGQHQNCTGGAAGYIDRWLLGDHIYQTPSSRVIYQSVMPFDPEGVLGSINSILMAFLGLQAGKILLHYRDQYRQIITRFLIWGFILGIISAVLTKCSTNEGFIPVNKNLWSLSYVTTLSCFAFVALGFFYYMVDVKKWWSGAPFFYPGMNSILVYVGHEVFEEYFPFRWKMANNQSHAEHLAQNLLATSIWVFIAYLLYRKKIFWKI